In Pocillopora verrucosa isolate sample1 chromosome 13, ASM3666991v2, whole genome shotgun sequence, one genomic interval encodes:
- the LOC131794903 gene encoding N-acetylglutamate synthase, mitochondrial-like, producing MRGTHVFGRPFGRLVSCRSGKIKGVFKGSNCNKPPERCLSSSSQNLKLFSDSSKQQDLRRFLEEIGTDPREARYWLRQFQQHESTPDQPFAVVQVDSPILNDKVMLEKLASCLAFLHRNGMPVIIVHGLDPHSDTQIKDPRLRRAKLIEGNIELVDLLEKHGSKARPFMSSGHVLSAMELDEPGTAFTGKIYEVDVRPLQGCLRSGHIPVLTAVAESPSGQVLCVESHHAAVRIAEELQPMKVMFLNTAGGLVDRQGNVVGNVNVADDLESLLQQPWYTETTREQVVSIAELLNTLPMYSSAVITSADSLITELFTHNGSGTMFLRPEKIVRHQSLETVDIDRLKDLLVKSFDKPLNAEYFSSLKNRLHTLYVTESYSTAAVITNEDGLDDIPYMDKFTVGRNSQGLGTSDNLWKKIKQDFSSLFWRSRGTNRINPWYFIRSDGSWTNGKWTVFWYGVNDHILTHKLVQHAIQLPPSFDPIAPHDEASSNGVISSNGYHKYL from the exons ATGAGGGGAACACATGTTTTTGGTCGGCCTTTTGGTCGTTTAGTTTCTTGCCGATCAGGAAAGATCAAAGGGGTATTCAAGGGGAGTAATTGTAACAAACCTCCGGAGAGATGTTTGTCTTCTTCGAGCCAAAATTTGAAGCTGTTTTCTGATTCAAGCAAGCAACAAGACTTGAGACGATTCCTAGAGGAG ATTGGTACTGATCCTAGGGAAGCTCGCTATTGGCTGCGGCAGTTTCAGCAGCATGAATCCACCCCTGATCAGCCGTTTGCTGTTGTGCAAGTTGACTCACCAATATTGAATGATAAAGTTATG TTAGAAAAGCTGGCCTCATGTTTGGCATTCCTGCACCGCAATGGTATGCCTGTGATCATAGTTCATGGCTTGGATCCTCATTCAGATACTCAAATCAAGGATCCCAGGCTAAGAAGGGCTAAGCTGATTGAAGGCAACATAGAGCTTGTTGATCTGTTGGAAAAACATGGAAGTAAAGCAAGACCTTTTATGAGTTCTGGTCACGTTCTCTCAGCCATGGAGCTTGATGAACCTGG gactgCTTTTACTGGAAAGATATATGAAGTGGATGTTAGACCATTACAAGGATGTCTAAG ATCAGGACACATCCCTGTGTTGACGGCAGTAGCAGAATCCCCCTCAGGTCAAGTGCTTTGTGTGGAATCTCATCATGCCGCTGTCAGAATTGCTGAAGAGTTACAGCCAATGAAAGTCATGTTTCTGAACACAGCGGGTGGATTAGTTGATAGACAAGGAAAT GTTGTTGGTAATGTAAATGTTGCTGATGATCTGGAGAGTTTGCTACAACAGCCATGGTATACTGAGACAACCAGAGAGCAG GTGGTTTCAATTGCAGAATTGCTGAACACTTTACCTATGTACTCATCTGCTGTTATTACCAGTGCTGACTCTTTGATCACTGAATTATTTACTCACAATG GTTCTGGTACAATGTTCCTCAGACCAGAAAAAATTGTCAGACATCAATCACTGGAGACTGTTGATATTGACAGACTTAAGGATCTTCTAGTTAA GTCATTTGATAAACCACTTAATGCAGAATACTTCTCATCCTTAAAAAATCGCCTGCATACCTTGTACGTCACGGAGAG CTACAGTACAGCAGCAGTTATTACCAATGAAGATGGCCTTGATGACATTCCATATATGGATAAATTTACTGTTGGCAGAAATAGTCAG GGTCTTGGAACAAGTGACAATTtgtggaagaaaataaaacaagattTTAGCAGCCTATTCTGGAGATCTAGAGGAACAAATCGCATTAATCCTTG GTATTTTATCAGGTCTGATGGGAGTTGGACAAATGGAAAGTGGACTGTATTCTG GTATGGAGTAAATGATCATATCTTGACACATAAGCTTGTTCAACATGCCATTCAGTTGCCACCATCCTTTGATCCTATTGCTCCTC ATGACGAGGCCAGCAGTAATGGAGTTATTTCTTCCAATGGATATCACAAATATCTCTGA